In a genomic window of Magnolia sinica isolate HGM2019 chromosome 16, MsV1, whole genome shotgun sequence:
- the LOC131229296 gene encoding probable E3 ubiquitin ligase SUD1 translates to MAMDQNVQIPAFDEEEEEEEDVCRICRNPGDAENPLRYPCACSGSIKFVHQDCLLQWLNHSNARQCEVCKHAFSFSPVYADNAPARLPFQEFVVGMAMKACHVLQFILRLAFVLSVWLLIIPFITFWIWRLTFVRSLGEAQRLFLSHISATLILTDCLHGFLLSASIVFIFLGATSLRDYFRHLRELGGQDAERDDDGNDRHGARAVRRPPGAANRIQAGDGHGEDAAGAQGIAGAGQLIRRNAENVAARLEMQAARLEAHVEQMFDGLDDADGADDVPFDELVGMQGPVFHLVENAITVLASNAIFLGVVIFLPFSLGRVVLYYLSWFLSTSSPVLSTMMPLTESAVANITTKSALTAATNLSSGSYVEGLLGQAVEVVAESMNTTSLDEVSNSVSRSVAADLLKGTSVGTSRLSDVTTLAIGYVFIFCLVFSYLGLVALIRYARGEPLTMGRLYGIASIAEAIPSLVRQFLAGMKHLMTMVKVAFLLVIELGVFPLMCGWWLDVCTIRMLGTTIAQRVEFFSVSPLASSLIHWLVGIVYMLQISIFVSLLRGVLRNGVLYFLRDPADPNYNPFRDLIDDPVHKHARRVLLSVAVYGSLIVMLVFLPVKLAMRLAPSIFPLDISVADPFTEIPADMLLFQICIPFAIEHFKPRTTIKALLRQWFIAVGWALGLTDFLLPRPEDNGGQENGNVEPARQDRLHDARRGGFGQQDRALVALVPANDADRRAHATGAMDAAEESDGDDQADAEYGFVLRIVLLLVLGWMTLLLFNSALIVVPISLGRALFNAIPRFPITHGIKCNDLYAFNIGCYIIWTAVAGARYSIEYVKTRRAADLAAQIWKWCTIVLKSSVLLSIWIFIIPVLIGLLFELLVIVPMRVPVDESPVFLLYQDWALGLIFLKIWTRLVMLDQMAPLVDESWRIKFERVREDGFLRLRGLWVLREIVIPIVMKLLTALCVPYVFSRGLFPVLGYPLIVNSAVYRFAWLGCLLFSMLCFCAKRFHVWFTNLHNSIRDDRYLIGRRLHNFGEDKAADRGNEAEIVSERQDAGLVRHEQEDVGLRLRHVNRHDH, encoded by the exons ATGGCGATGGATCAAAACGTTCAAATCCCCGCATtcgatgaggaagaagaagaggaagaagacgtTTGCAGGATCTGCCGCAATCCCGGCGATGCTGAGAACCCTCTTCGATACCCTTGCGCCTGCAGCGGCAGCATCAAATTCGTCCACCAGGATTGCCTCCTCCAGTGGCTCAACCACAGCAACGCCCGCCAGTGCGAG GTGTGTAAACATGCATTTTCTTTTTCCCCCGTTTATGCTGATAATGCCCCAGCAAGGCTACCTTTCCAGGAGTTTGTGGTTGGGATGGCAATGAAAGCATGCCATGTTCTGCAGTTCATCCTACGCCTTGCTTTTGTACTTTCTGTCTGGCTCCTTATCATACCCTTCATCACGTTTTGGATATGGAGATTGACATTTGTGAGGAGTCTTGGTGAAGCCCAGAGACTGTTCTTGAGTCACATATCTGCTACCCTGATTCTTACTGATTGCTTGCATGGGTTTCTACTTTCtgcaagcattgtgtttatatttCTAGGAGCCACTTCTCTAAGGGATTACTTTAGACATCTCAGAGAGCTCGGAGGCCAGGATGCTGAGAGGGACGATGATGGTAATGACAGACATGGTGCCCGTGCAGTAAGGAGGCCTCCCGGTGCAGCTAATCGGATACAAGCCGGTGATGGGCATGGTGAAGATGCTGCTGGAGCCCAAGGAATTGCTGGAGCGGGTCAATTAATTAGAAGAAATGCAGAAAATGTTGCTGCCCGGTTGGAAATGCAAGCAGCTCGCCTTGAAGCGCATGTTGAACAGATGTTTGATGGCCTGGATGATGCTGATGGTGCAGATGATGTACCCTTTGATGAGCTTGTTGGCATGCAAGGGCCTGTATTTCATCTGGTTGAAAATGCAATAACT GTTCTGGCGAGCAATGCAATATTTCTTGGTGTCGTAATCTTTCTGCCCTTCTCATTAGGACGGGTAGTTCTGTACTACTTATCTTGGTTCCTTTCAACTTCTAGTCCAGTGTTGTCAACAATGATGCCATTAACAGAGTCAGCCGTAGCAAACATCACAACGAAAAGTGCATTAACTGCTGCAACTAATTTGTCATCTGGGAGCTATGTTGAAGGTCTGCTTGGACAAGCTGTGGAGGTGGTTGCGGAATCCATGAATACAACTAGTCTAGATGAGGTCTCAAACAGCGTTAGCAGGTCAGTTGCAGCGGATTTGTTGAAGGGAACGAGTGTTGGAACTTCGCGCCTCTCTGATGTTACTACTCTTGCTATTGGTTATGTGTTCATATTTTGCCTGGTCTTCTCCTACCTTGGACTCGTTGCTTTAATTCGCTATGCTAGAGGCGAACCTTTGACGATGGGAAGGCTTTATGGGATTGCTTCAATAGCAGAGGCTATTCCATCTCTTGTGAGACAGTTCTTGGCTGGAATGAAGCATTTAATGACTATGGTTAAGGTTGCTTTTCTTCTGGTGATTGAACTTGGGGTCTTCCCTTTGATGTGTGGATGGTGGTTGGATGTTTGTACGATAAGGATGCTAGGGACGACAATTGCTCAACGGGTTGAATTCTTTTCAGTCTCACCCTTAGCAAGCTCCTTGATACACTGGCTTGTGGGGATTGTGTACATGCTACAAATCAGCATTTTTGTCAGCCTTCTTCGAGGG gtTTTGCGTAATGGAGTTCTATATTTTCTCCGGGACCCTGCTGATCCAAACTATAATCCATTCCGTGATTTAATTGATGACCCTGTCCACAAGCATGCTCGTCGGGTCTTGTTGTCTGTTGCTGTCTATGGGAGTTTGATTGTGATGCTGGTGTTTTTACCTGTAAAACTTGCTATGCGGTTGGCGCCTTCAATCTTTCCCTTGGATATTTC TGTTGCTGATCCATTCACTGAGATTCCTGCGGACATGCTTCTGTTTCAAATCTGTATACCATTTGCAATCGAGCATTTCAAGCCACGAACAACAATCAAGGCTCTTCTTCGCCAATGGTTTATAGCAGTTGGTTGGGCACTTGGGTTAACTGATTTCTTGCTGCCCAGACCCGAAGATAATGGTGGGCAGGAAAATGGTAATGTGGAGCCAGCAAGGCAGGACAGGTTACATGATGCACGTCGAGGTGGATTTGGGCAGCAAGACAGGGCGTTGGTGGCACTCGTTCCTGCCAATGATGCTGATAGACGAGCTCATGCAACAGGAGCCATGGATGCTGCAGAAGAGTCTGATGGTGATGATCAGGCTGATGCTGA GTATGGTTTTGTACTTCGCATTGTGCTTTTGCTGGTGCTGGGATGGATGACTTTGCTTCTCTTCAACTCGGCCTTGATAGTTGTACCCATCTCACTTGGGCGTGCTTTGTTCAATGCCATTCCTCGCTTCCCAATAACTCACGGGATAAAGTGTAATG ATCTATATGCCTTCAATATTGGATGTTACATCATCTGGACTGCCGTAGCCGGGGCCAGGTATTCAATTGAATATGTTAAAACTCGGAGAGCGGCGGATCTGGCAGCCCAAATCTGGAAGTGGTGTACAATTGTTCTTAAGAGTTCTGTACTGTTGTCAATATGG ATATTTATCATCCCGGTGCTGATTGGTTTGCTGTTCGAGTTGTTGGTGATTGTGCCAATGCGAGTGCCTGTGGACGAAAGCCCAGTTTTCCTCCTGTATCAGGATTGGGCACTGGGGCTCATCTTTCTGAAGATCTGGACTAGACTG GTTATGCTGGATCAGATGGCTCCCTTGGTGGATGAGAGTTGGAGGATCAAGTTTGAGAGGGTGAGAGAGGATGGGTTTTTGCGGCTGAGGGGCCTGTGGGTACTGCGTGAGATAGTGATCCCGATTGTTATGAAGCTTTTAACAGCCCTGTGTGTGCCCTATGTCTTTTCGAGGGGATTGTTCCCTGTGCTTGGCTATCCTTTAATTGTGAACTCTGCAGTGTACCGGTTTGCGTGGCTGGGCTGCCTCCTCTTCAGCATGCTGTGCTTCTGCGCCAAGAGATTCCACGTCTGGTTCACCAACCTCCACAACTCCATACGGGATGACCGCTATCTGATCGGCCGCAGGCTCCATAACTTCGGGGAGGATAAGGCGGCAGATAGGGGCAACGAGGCAGAGATTGTTTCAGAGAGGCAAGATGCAGGTTTGGTCCGGCATGAGCAAGAAGATGTAGGACTGAGGTTGAGGCACGTTAATCGGCATGATCATTAA